From a single Candoia aspera isolate rCanAsp1 chromosome 2, rCanAsp1.hap2, whole genome shotgun sequence genomic region:
- the QNG1 gene encoding queuosine 5'-phosphate N-glycosylase/hydrolase: MEAVLNPKESAKIIAENSKDVYIEDNGVQKVAEMLFDKVTEKEFSVAGWKSSHELNPQAASEDSVNWVFVTDALNFSFWSEDEDHKCLVKYKGKTYSGYWSLCAAINRALDEGIPITSASYYATMTLDQVKHVFRSNTEVPMPLIEERQRVLNEDGTILLEKFGGSFLTCVKKSGKSAQKLLQIIVEYFPSFRDEATFQGRKVAFYKRAQILVADTWSVLEGKGDGCFSDISRMTIFADYRIPQVLVYLGAMRYSEEVMNKLKKGHMFQFGDNHEVEIRGCAIWCCELICSCLLDLYKKKGENMSEKINAVLLDYYLWDYARNHREDMKGIPFHCVRSIYY, encoded by the exons ATGGAAGCAGTTTTAAATCCTAAAGAATCTGCCAAGATTATAGCAGAAAACAGCAAAGATGTATACATTGAAGATAATGGTGTACAAAAGGTTGCAGAGATGTTGTTTGACAAAGTCACAGAGAAAGAATTCAGTGTGGCTGGCTGGAAGTCTTCCCATGAGTTAAACCCTCAAGCAGCAAGTGAAGATTCAGTGAACTGGGTGTTCGTTACTGATGCACTCAATTTTTCCTTTTGGTCTGAAGACGAAGACCATAAATGTTTGGTGAAATACAAAGGCAAGACTTATAGTGGCTATTGGTCACTTTGTGCTGCCATCAACAGAGCACTTGATGAAG GAATCCCCATTACTAGTGCTTCTTATTATGCCACTATGACCCTGGATCAGGTGAAGCATGTCTTTCGCTCCAACACAGAGGTGCCCATGCCTTTAATCGAGGAGAGACAGCGTGTGTTAAATGAAGATGGAACAATTCTGCTGGAGAAATTTGGGGGCTCTTTCCTCACCTGTGTTAAGAAAAGTGGGAAAAGTGCCCAGAAATTATTACAGATAATAGTGGAATATTTCCCATCTTTTAGAGATGAGGCTACATTTCAG GGTAGAAAGGTGGCTTTTTACAAACGGGCACAGATCCTTGTGGCTGACACCTGGAGTGTGCTGGAAGGGAAAGGAGATGGCTGCTTCAGTGATATTTCCAGAATGACTATATTTGCTGATTATAGGATACCACAAGTTCTTGTTTATTTAGGAGCAATGAGATATTCAGAAGAAGTAATGAACAAACTTAAAAAAG GGCATATGTTCCAGTTTGGAGATAATCATGAAGTGGAGATTCGAGGTTGTGCTATTTGGTGTTGTGAACTCATTTGCAGCTGTTTGCTTGACCTTTATAAAAAGAAAGGTGAGAACATGAGTGAAAAGATCAATGCCGTTCTCCTTGATTATTACCTATGGGACTATGCTCGGAATCATCGAGAAGATATGAAAGGAATACCTTTTCATTGTGTACGTTCTATATACTATTAA